In Mucilaginibacter celer, one DNA window encodes the following:
- a CDS encoding ABC transporter permease, giving the protein MRSYTLHISFFDAAFFGMLFTAVTFILLLLFGRKETRAANRFLAAALAIAVLWIARILAIDIQLESYVRLWSLLPMQFSLALGPFVFFYVLKTTQPEYQFRRADLLHFGPLLLELSVYVMAAVENIKTGVPAYRTQIFQQLNPVLQLLAFISVAIYLYRSRTQIELFYRQQKFTGSDRLRYGMRWLHNLITGLGLLWLLWIPLTAADYFYYHHTLIQQAYFLIYFLLLLMMIWMAANTFLRPELSTEPNAIPVLKPLLPAGLKEKAVWLKRMVKDNRYYEDPELSLSSLAQKLDVHTHELSRIINTVLKKNFNDFINEYRVQTAARKMQDPANDHITLLGIAFESGFNSQSSFNRIFKQIAGKSPQEYKNDLKKQQSTYNMGIRGQAAPVILNRENPSKWYHDKLTRNYMFKNYFKIAWRNLVRHKSYTAINIAGLAVGIAICMVIFIIIQYQTSFDNFHPAKERTYRLLTEYHRASSADISYGKDLAFPIPLGLKTTFPEIEQIAPVYASQSDQLLILDNNGKTEKVFKEQRGLFYTDPAFFKIFNFPLLAGSYASLTEPNNVLLTKEIAEKYFGDWKTAIGKTIKLQAGGFMFSHSTDVLKVTGILATIPPNTDFRIKLAVSYQTFYSDYVEKATDWNRTEADFGCYVLLPPNVNADSFNQQLKAYSQKVLSPDNHDRHVIQPLSDVHYDTRIGNYSNQTISHQLINVLWLIAAFILLIACVNFINLSTAQAVNRSKEVGVRKVLGSSKTQLQIQFIIETFLIVAASVSFATIVTIFTLPFVNRLLELSLTFNIINNPAIILFLLTVTITVTALAGFYPSIVLSRFNPVNALKSKLTSNNSQGISLRRGLVVFQFIIAQALIIGTLVIVRQMNYFMDQPLGFDKDAIVNIPFRVDSLRISRLDYLKRQLLSTGGVQEVSYSSNTPVEAGNDQWSTLRFDHAQKDADFKAITKFADDEYVAAYKLPLIAGRNLQPSKMTREFLVNEAFVKSLGLKKPEEILKEISIWNGQIKCPVVGVLKDFNNRSFRNYVAPLLITTNVTMYNQAGIKLATTHMASTMQSVKEIFEQNFPDFVYEYQFLDDKIAGFYKQESQLAQLYKIFSAVAILLSCLGLYGLASFMAVQRVKEVGIRKVLGATAGSIVYLFSKEFIILIAIAFAIATPIAWYYMHQWLQAYVYRINISWWLFAAGGISAIIIALTTISFQAVKAARVNPVKSLRSE; this is encoded by the coding sequence TTGAGATCGTACACACTCCATATCAGCTTTTTTGATGCTGCTTTCTTCGGCATGCTGTTTACCGCCGTCACCTTTATTTTGCTGTTATTGTTCGGCAGGAAAGAAACTCGTGCAGCAAACCGGTTTTTAGCTGCAGCGCTGGCTATTGCTGTTTTATGGATAGCCCGGATCCTGGCTATTGATATTCAGTTAGAAAGCTATGTTCGGTTATGGAGTTTGTTACCGATGCAGTTTTCGCTCGCTCTCGGGCCGTTTGTCTTTTTTTATGTGCTTAAAACAACACAGCCCGAATATCAATTCCGGCGGGCAGATCTGTTGCACTTCGGCCCTCTATTATTGGAACTGAGCGTATACGTGATGGCAGCTGTGGAAAATATAAAAACAGGTGTACCCGCTTATCGTACTCAAATATTTCAGCAATTAAATCCCGTATTGCAACTGCTGGCATTTATCTCGGTTGCTATTTATTTGTATCGTAGCCGTACGCAAATCGAACTCTTTTACAGGCAACAAAAATTTACCGGAAGTGACCGGCTCCGGTACGGAATGCGCTGGCTGCATAATTTAATTACAGGCCTCGGGCTATTGTGGTTGTTGTGGATTCCGCTTACAGCTGCCGACTATTTTTATTATCATCACACATTAATCCAACAGGCTTATTTCCTTATATATTTTCTTTTATTACTGATGATGATCTGGATGGCGGCAAATACCTTTTTAAGGCCGGAGCTTAGTACAGAACCAAATGCGATACCCGTTTTAAAACCCTTGCTTCCTGCCGGATTAAAGGAAAAAGCAGTGTGGCTGAAGAGGATGGTTAAAGACAACCGGTACTATGAAGATCCTGAATTAAGCCTAAGCTCATTGGCCCAAAAACTTGATGTACATACGCATGAGTTATCGCGCATCATCAACACCGTACTAAAAAAAAACTTTAACGATTTTATTAACGAGTACCGGGTACAGACAGCTGCCCGCAAAATGCAGGATCCGGCAAATGATCATATTACCCTGTTAGGCATAGCCTTCGAATCTGGCTTTAATTCGCAAAGCAGTTTTAACCGTATTTTTAAGCAAATAGCAGGGAAAAGCCCGCAGGAGTATAAAAATGATCTGAAAAAACAGCAATCAACTTATAATATGGGCATCCGGGGCCAGGCTGCGCCGGTAATTTTAAATCGTGAAAACCCTTCAAAATGGTATCACGATAAATTAACCCGCAATTATATGTTTAAAAATTATTTCAAAATAGCCTGGCGCAACCTGGTGCGCCATAAAAGCTATACCGCTATTAATATTGCCGGCCTTGCCGTTGGTATTGCCATTTGTATGGTGATCTTTATCATTATCCAATACCAAACCAGCTTTGATAATTTTCACCCCGCTAAAGAACGCACCTACCGCTTGTTAACCGAATATCATCGTGCATCATCAGCCGATATTTCGTACGGAAAAGATCTGGCCTTCCCTATCCCTTTGGGATTGAAAACAACTTTCCCCGAAATAGAACAGATAGCCCCAGTGTATGCCAGCCAAAGCGATCAGTTGCTGATATTGGATAATAACGGAAAAACGGAGAAGGTATTTAAAGAGCAAAGAGGCCTGTTTTACACCGATCCGGCATTTTTTAAGATCTTCAACTTCCCGCTGCTTGCCGGATCATATGCCTCCTTAACCGAACCCAACAACGTATTACTTACCAAAGAGATTGCCGAAAAATACTTTGGCGACTGGAAAACCGCTATAGGCAAAACCATTAAACTGCAGGCAGGAGGCTTTATGTTTAGCCACAGCACCGATGTGCTGAAGGTTACAGGCATTTTGGCCACCATCCCTCCTAATACCGATTTCCGGATAAAACTTGCAGTATCCTACCAAACCTTTTATTCGGACTATGTAGAGAAAGCCACCGATTGGAACCGAACCGAGGCCGATTTTGGCTGCTATGTTTTATTGCCGCCCAATGTTAATGCCGATAGCTTTAACCAACAGCTAAAAGCCTACTCGCAAAAAGTACTGTCTCCTGATAATCACGACCGCCATGTTATACAACCCTTAAGCGATGTACATTATGATACCCGCATAGGCAATTACAGTAACCAAACCATCAGCCATCAGCTTATTAACGTATTGTGGCTTATTGCGGCATTTATCCTGTTAATTGCCTGCGTTAACTTCATCAACCTCTCTACTGCGCAGGCTGTTAACCGATCAAAAGAGGTGGGCGTACGAAAAGTTTTGGGGAGCAGTAAAACTCAGTTACAGATCCAGTTTATTATCGAAACATTTTTAATAGTTGCAGCTTCGGTAAGCTTTGCAACCATTGTTACCATTTTTACATTGCCTTTTGTTAACCGGCTGCTGGAGCTTTCGCTAACCTTCAACATCATTAATAATCCGGCAATTATCCTGTTTCTTTTAACGGTAACCATCACTGTAACTGCACTTGCAGGTTTTTATCCATCAATAGTTTTATCCCGCTTTAACCCGGTTAATGCTTTAAAAAGTAAACTCACATCAAATAACTCGCAGGGAATTTCACTGAGAAGAGGCCTGGTGGTTTTCCAGTTTATTATTGCGCAGGCACTTATTATAGGCACGCTGGTTATAGTAAGGCAGATGAATTATTTTATGGATCAGCCCCTGGGTTTTGATAAAGATGCCATTGTAAATATCCCCTTCCGGGTGGATAGCCTCCGGATCAGCCGGCTTGATTACTTAAAGCGGCAATTACTATCGACAGGCGGCGTACAGGAGGTAAGTTACAGTTCAAACACGCCCGTTGAGGCCGGTAACGACCAGTGGAGCACCCTGCGGTTTGATCATGCTCAAAAGGATGCAGATTTTAAGGCAATTACCAAATTTGCCGACGATGAATATGTAGCGGCCTATAAATTGCCGCTGATAGCCGGACGGAATTTGCAGCCTTCCAAAATGACGAGAGAATTCCTGGTGAACGAGGCGTTTGTAAAAAGTTTAGGCCTTAAAAAACCCGAAGAGATCCTGAAAGAAATCAGCATCTGGAACGGCCAGATTAAATGCCCGGTTGTTGGCGTTTTGAAAGATTTTAATAACCGCTCGTTTCGTAACTATGTTGCCCCTTTGTTAATTACCACCAACGTTACCATGTATAACCAGGCCGGGATCAAGCTGGCAACCACGCATATGGCCTCAACCATGCAATCAGTTAAAGAAATATTTGAGCAAAACTTTCCGGATTTTGTTTACGAATACCAGTTTCTGGATGATAAAATTGCGGGTTTTTACAAACAGGAAAGCCAATTGGCGCAGCTGTATAAGATATTTTCGGCAGTGGCTATTTTACTAAGCTGTTTAGGTTTGTACGGGCTGGCATCCTTTATGGCCGTGCAGCGCGTAAAGGAGGTGGGCATCCGTAAGGTACTCGGCGCAACGGCAGGCAGTATTGTTTACCTGTTTTCTAAAGAGTTTATTATACTTATTGCCATTGCCTTTGCCATAGCTACTCCCATAGCCTGGTATTATATGCATCAATGGCTGCAGGCTTATGTTTATCGTATCAACATTAGCTGGTGGTTGTTTGCCGCCGGGGGGATCTCGGCAATAATTATTGCGCTTACAACCATAAGCTTCCAGGCAGTAAAAGCAGCAAGGGTAAACCCGGTTAAAAGTTTGCGATCGGAGTAA
- a CDS encoding SRPBCC family protein produces the protein MKNDLLFDFNVDKAAKTVYITREFDAGLDLVWDAFTKAEILDQWAAPAPMRAKTKYMDFTVGGKRFYAMISPDGEERWALQKYTSITPKTNFKLYNAFADKDENPEPAGSEWDYNFSEENDITKVYITIYNESLERMERIMEGFRIGFAMTLKNLDELLAASKQN, from the coding sequence ATGAAAAACGATTTGCTATTTGATTTTAATGTTGACAAAGCAGCCAAAACGGTATATATAACCCGCGAGTTTGATGCCGGGCTCGATTTGGTATGGGATGCCTTTACCAAAGCCGAAATATTGGATCAGTGGGCAGCCCCGGCACCCATGCGCGCCAAAACAAAGTATATGGATTTTACAGTTGGCGGCAAAAGGTTTTACGCCATGATCAGTCCCGACGGAGAGGAGCGCTGGGCGCTTCAAAAATATACTTCCATCACCCCGAAAACCAATTTTAAGCTCTATAACGCTTTTGCCGATAAAGATGAAAATCCCGAACCGGCTGGTTCTGAATGGGATTACAACTTTAGCGAAGAAAACGATATAACCAAAGTGTATATAACCATTTATAACGAATCGTTGGAACGGATGGAGCGCATAATGGAGGGTTTCAGAATCGGATTTGCAATGACCCTGAAAAACCTCGACGAGCTGCTTGCGGCATCAAAACAAAACTAA
- a CDS encoding ArsR/SmtB family transcription factor, whose protein sequence is MKQDIFQAIADPTRRAILTLIAIQALTPNAMAEKFDMTRQAVSKHIKVLHECDLIRPEPSGREIYYHFNAKKMQEFDHWLAQFRESWKTQFNQLDKVLSTLKQQK, encoded by the coding sequence ATGAAGCAAGATATATTCCAGGCCATAGCCGATCCTACACGCAGGGCAATTTTAACTTTAATTGCCATCCAGGCGTTAACACCCAATGCCATGGCCGAAAAGTTTGATATGACCCGGCAAGCCGTATCAAAACATATTAAAGTATTACACGAATGCGATTTAATCAGGCCCGAGCCATCAGGCAGGGAAATTTATTATCACTTTAACGCCAAAAAGATGCAGGAATTTGACCACTGGCTGGCCCAGTTCAGGGAAAGCTGGAAAACCCAATTTAATCAACTGGATAAAGTACTCTCAACACTTAAACAACAGAAATAA
- a CDS encoding winged helix-turn-helix domain-containing protein codes for MMADSLNILIAKRKYLLGITLLLFVSVTCVAFSMGSSNNFDMARREVLLRKIGDELLLQSGDVTSRVLPVEKIADDEYQIRFENELTFKPDSLVNTIRHLLAEDPLARDYIVNVLNCGNATIAYGFAISGDKKNDIITCRERKQPSACYTISIKFKPTGTDKTKSRYLLGSLPVLAFVGFLFLRSVKPRTTLSKNQSTQIFSLGTVLFDAQQRQLVINNNATDLTATETRLLLIFALSPNETIARSRLQKEIWEDEGVIVGRSLDMFISKLRKKLEPDPEVNIVVVRGKGYKLEVNS; via the coding sequence ATGATGGCTGATAGCCTAAATATCCTCATCGCGAAGCGCAAATACCTGTTAGGGATAACTTTACTCTTATTTGTCTCTGTAACCTGCGTGGCTTTCAGTATGGGCAGCAGCAATAACTTTGATATGGCCAGAAGGGAAGTTTTGCTCCGCAAGATCGGGGATGAACTGCTCTTACAATCGGGCGACGTTACATCGAGAGTGCTTCCGGTAGAAAAGATCGCAGACGATGAATACCAGATCAGGTTTGAGAACGAACTTACTTTTAAACCAGATTCCCTGGTAAATACTATCCGGCATCTGTTGGCCGAAGATCCGTTGGCACGTGATTATATTGTTAACGTTCTGAACTGCGGAAACGCCACTATAGCCTATGGGTTTGCCATATCCGGCGATAAAAAAAATGATATTATAACATGCAGGGAAAGGAAACAACCCAGCGCTTGTTATACGATCAGTATTAAATTTAAACCCACAGGAACAGATAAAACAAAGAGCCGGTATCTGCTGGGCAGCCTGCCGGTTTTAGCATTTGTTGGTTTCCTTTTTTTGCGCTCTGTTAAGCCCCGGACAACTTTATCTAAAAATCAATCTACCCAAATATTCTCCCTGGGTACGGTTTTGTTTGATGCACAGCAACGGCAACTGGTAATAAACAATAATGCCACAGACCTCACCGCGACCGAAACACGCCTGTTGCTAATTTTCGCGTTGTCACCTAACGAAACTATAGCAAGAAGCCGGCTGCAAAAAGAGATCTGGGAAGATGAAGGTGTTATTGTGGGTCGAAGTCTGGATATGTTCATATCAAAGCTTAGAAAAAAGCTTGAACCTGATCCGGAAGTAAACATTGTTGTTGTACGTGGTAAGGGGTATAAGCTGGAGGTTAATTCTTAA
- a CDS encoding ligand-binding sensor domain-containing protein, which produces MKNKRNVLFCLIILLAGVIYFPVKAQQKDAGNTALSAGPNRITRNIIQDRKGNIWLAAFDGIFKYDGKSFTNVTDNVSKARFFSVLEDRKGNLWFGSIGSGVFRYDGKSFKNFTIKDGLLNNDVVSIYEDKKGDIWFGVWGGTSRYDGISFRNYIINGNGMNEDPTGKTIPGRASYEVNAIIEDKTGRFWLATRGNTFVYDGKVFTAFTHDGKPFTNVRTVIEDKKGNIWLGGRDGLWRYDGRTFTNFAHAFVGHIMEDTKGNIWTSSDVANDLKKILFGYGANSAAWALSRYDEKSLSDKNPTATEIAYKGMVFGILEDNKENIWFGALDGVYRYDGKKVSDFKGKENMK; this is translated from the coding sequence ATGAAAAATAAAAGAAACGTTTTGTTCTGCCTCATTATTCTGTTGGCCGGAGTGATTTATTTTCCTGTTAAGGCTCAGCAAAAAGACGCCGGAAATACGGCCCTTTCTGCCGGACCAAACCGGATCACCAGGAATATTATACAAGATAGAAAAGGTAATATCTGGCTTGCTGCATTTGATGGTATTTTTAAATATGATGGAAAATCTTTTACCAACGTTACCGATAATGTAAGTAAGGCGCGCTTCTTTTCTGTTTTGGAGGATAGGAAAGGCAACCTGTGGTTCGGCTCTATTGGCTCTGGTGTTTTTCGTTACGATGGAAAATCTTTTAAAAATTTTACGATTAAGGATGGCCTTCTCAATAATGATGTTGTAAGTATTTATGAAGATAAAAAGGGCGACATCTGGTTTGGCGTTTGGGGCGGAACAAGCCGTTATGACGGGATCTCATTTCGCAACTATATCATCAATGGAAACGGGATGAATGAAGACCCGACGGGGAAAACTATTCCGGGTAGAGCCTCTTATGAAGTTAATGCTATTATAGAAGACAAAACCGGACGGTTTTGGCTGGCTACACGAGGCAACACCTTTGTGTATGATGGCAAAGTATTTACAGCTTTTACCCACGATGGTAAACCATTTACCAATGTGCGTACTGTAATTGAAGACAAGAAAGGCAATATCTGGCTCGGTGGCAGGGATGGCCTTTGGCGTTATGACGGCCGTACATTTACCAATTTCGCGCACGCGTTTGTTGGCCATATAATGGAGGATACAAAAGGCAATATCTGGACCAGCTCAGACGTTGCTAACGACTTGAAGAAGATACTTTTTGGTTATGGCGCTAACTCTGCGGCCTGGGCGCTATCCCGCTACGATGAAAAATCGTTATCTGATAAAAATCCAACGGCAACCGAAATAGCTTATAAAGGAATGGTTTTTGGAATTTTAGAAGACAATAAAGAAAATATCTGGTTTGGGGCTTTAGATGGCGTGTACAGGTATGATGGAAAGAAGGTAAGTGATTTTAAGGGTAAAGAGAATATGAAATAA
- a CDS encoding VOC family protein: MRTINPWINFNGNAEEAFTFYKSVFGGEFSKIVRFKDLASDEFQVPEHEAEKVMHIALPIGKHNVLVANDVPEFMGRVSENENRSKIYVVAESREEADHVFNGLSAGGEVEGPIGDSPWGTYAGMFRDKYGIEWIVEFDANL; encoded by the coding sequence ATGAGAACAATCAATCCATGGATCAACTTCAACGGCAATGCCGAAGAGGCATTCACCTTTTACAAATCAGTTTTTGGCGGCGAGTTCAGCAAGATAGTCCGTTTTAAAGACCTGGCAAGTGATGAATTTCAGGTCCCTGAACATGAAGCTGAGAAAGTAATGCACATTGCCCTGCCAATTGGCAAACACAATGTATTGGTAGCCAATGATGTTCCGGAGTTTATGGGCCGGGTGAGCGAGAACGAAAACCGCTCAAAAATTTATGTGGTTGCCGAAAGCCGTGAAGAGGCCGATCATGTTTTTAACGGCCTGTCGGCAGGCGGAGAAGTGGAAGGGCCGATAGGTGATAGCCCCTGGGGTACTTATGCCGGTATGTTCAGGGATAAATATGGTATTGAGTGGATTGTGGAGTTTGATGCGAATTTATAA
- a CDS encoding GCN5 family acetyltransferase → MSRYPKVKNIELVGTYPASVNSGGGYVWDAVLEYRVWLHPHDGAPDLFNGDDYCYFFDNYEDALEFSNENQGSEEPLALILQEEYLDEPEPNKYIHIKKQRITEWDVEFLNRPRRTSNTIPDFLSPDAPDNRLAILRGLV, encoded by the coding sequence ATGTCAAGATATCCAAAAGTTAAAAACATAGAGTTAGTAGGTACTTATCCTGCGTCTGTCAATTCTGGAGGGGGCTATGTTTGGGATGCTGTTTTGGAATACCGGGTTTGGCTACACCCACACGACGGCGCCCCCGATCTTTTTAACGGAGATGATTATTGCTATTTTTTTGACAACTATGAAGATGCCCTTGAATTTTCAAACGAAAATCAAGGCTCCGAAGAACCTCTGGCCCTTATTTTACAAGAAGAATATTTAGACGAGCCAGAACCCAACAAGTATATTCATATTAAAAAACAACGGATTACAGAATGGGATGTCGAGTTCCTTAATCGTCCGAGGAGAACTTCAAATACTATTCCAGACTTCTTATCTCCCGACGCGCCAGATAACAGGTTGGCAATATTACGGGGCTTGGTTTAA
- a CDS encoding YoaK family protein: protein MSQVFNTNYGSLCLSFAGGFCDAVTFVMVTEMFSVHVTGNFIEFSGSLILGADNEAWSKLLVFPVFVIAVMIGGAMLAVGTKPFKVLITEAVILAFCALLSFLGWFYHYQTPRQNYLLALCIVFAMGLQNAFGKVFSKNLYGATTVMTGNVAQLSLDLVHCLFLKPGDSEHLKSLKQNLITVSGFLSGALAGTLGAKIFGIGAVVVPSVMLFGFSLTGMVNASKARSGNEMQVMPDGV, encoded by the coding sequence ATGAGCCAGGTTTTTAATACCAATTACGGCAGCCTTTGCCTCTCATTTGCAGGCGGCTTTTGCGATGCCGTAACCTTTGTAATGGTTACCGAAATGTTTTCGGTCCATGTAACCGGGAACTTTATCGAGTTTTCGGGCAGCCTTATTTTGGGAGCCGATAATGAGGCCTGGTCTAAATTGCTGGTATTCCCCGTTTTTGTGATAGCCGTTATGATTGGCGGTGCCATGCTGGCCGTAGGTACCAAACCGTTTAAGGTACTTATTACCGAAGCGGTGATTTTGGCATTTTGTGCCCTGCTCAGTTTTTTGGGATGGTTTTATCACTACCAAACACCACGGCAAAACTACCTGCTGGCTTTGTGTATAGTTTTTGCCATGGGTTTGCAAAACGCCTTCGGAAAAGTTTTCAGTAAAAACCTGTACGGTGCCACCACGGTAATGACCGGGAATGTTGCCCAGCTTTCGTTAGACCTGGTGCACTGCCTTTTTCTGAAACCGGGCGACAGCGAACATTTAAAAAGTCTTAAGCAAAATCTCATAACAGTTTCGGGGTTTTTATCCGGAGCACTGGCGGGCACCCTCGGAGCAAAAATTTTCGGAATAGGCGCAGTTGTTGTTCCTTCTGTTATGCTTTTCGGGTTTTCGTTAACAGGGATGGTCAATGCATCAAAAGCCCGCAGCGGAAATGAGATGCAGGTTATGCCTGATGGGGTTTAA